The Mercurialis annua linkage group LG8, ddMerAnnu1.2, whole genome shotgun sequence genome window below encodes:
- the LOC126662113 gene encoding putative F-box protein At3g16210: MKRRDDMNMFEFLHEELKAEIFEKLPVKTLVRCTSVCKPWNFLIKDSAFIRNQSKITRSHAPLALCFRHYFNYELRVNQSDTHYVSLNNPDPEICRIQDFPLAHYSEHFWLTGSVNGLLCVVGDDYEEKSDELSRPQTLILWNPSIQKSMILPNPNLLFHTRCLVGFGYDSRSDDYKLLKMINFYDSAGFRSVAEVFSLNSGSWKIMDSRSIPHCEICYVPGSQAIVNGIIHWHFRKDKCNMLLGFNVTDETFQEIDMPEDLTSPSIDPLALDVLAYNDSTVGIVFRERQRNDVLNHLWIMKDYGVSSSWIKVFTMAGIGRRLYPWSRIGVSTLIGWFGQELFYSRDPENIIFGINLVNGQVRCHDFLSGKSCTFITSYVESLVLLNR, translated from the coding sequence ATGAAAAGAAGAGATGACATGAACATGTTTGAATTCCTCCATGAAGAATTAAAAGCTGAAATTTTCGAAAAGCTGCCGGTAAAAACCCTAGTACGTTGCACCTCCGTCTGCAAGCCATGGAATTTTCTCATAAAAGACTCCGCCTTTATCCGCAATCAATCGAAAATCACTCGCAGCCATGCTCCCTTAGCCCTTTGTTTCCGCCATTATTTCAACTACGAGCTCAGAGTAAACCAATCAGACACTCACTACGTCTCCCTCAACAACCCAGATCCCGAGATCTGCCGAATCCAGGATTTTCCTCTCGCGCATTACAGCGAACACTTCTGGCTCACTGGTTCCGTCAATGGCTTACTTTGCGTTGTTGGTGACGATTACGAAGAGAAATCCGATGAGCTGTCTCGTCCCCAAACTTTGATCCTCTGGAATCCATCGATTCAAAAATCTATGATTCTtccaaaccctaatttattGTTCCATACTCGCTGCCTTGTTGGATTTGGATACGATTCCCGCAGCGACGACTACAAGTTATTGAAGATGATCAATTTTTATGACTCTGCAGGTTTCAGATCGGTAGCTGAAGTTTTTTCGCTCAATTCCGGCTCATGGAAGATTATGGATTCTCGGAGCATCCCACATTGCGAGATTTGCTATGTTCCGGGTAGCCAGGCTATTGTTAATGGGATTATTCATTGGCATTTTCGCAAAGATAAATGTAATATGTTATTGGGGTTCAATGTGACCGATGAGACTTTTCAGGAAATTGATATGCCGGAAGATTTGACTTCCCCGTCAATTGATCCGTTGGCGTTAGATGTATTGGCATATAATGATTCAACAGTCGGTATCGTCTTCAGAGAAAGGCAGCGTAATGATGTGCTTAATCACTTATGGATAATGAAAGATTATGGTGTGTCGAGTTCGTGGATAAAGGTTTTCACTATGGCAGGTATCGGGAGACGCCTATATCCGTGGTCACGTATTGGAGTGTCGACGCTGATAGGATGGTTTGGGCAGGAATTGTTCTATAGTAGAGACcctgaaaatattatttttgggATCAACTTAGTAAATGGGCAAGTTAGGTGCCATGATTTTTTATCAGGAAAAAGTTGTACTTTTATTACTAGTTATGTAGAAAGTTTAGTGTTGCTCAATAGATGA
- the LOC126660969 gene encoding uncharacterized protein LOC126660969: MNFRVINLNDDFQTLSHKLNTSVHAEIEFLTTDLLHFRNLSRVQKNELNVLVKGKYDQRRLMNIRQLSSPERRALEYGDSIFLERPVVLGLPAGNRQDGILLVLDFSDDDEQDENPAIIPIPGGDEKDEMPAGGDEKDEMPAGGDEKDELTEVLAVPGGDEKDELTEVLAKDEMPAGGDEKDELTEFLAVPGGDEIDEMAEVLGIPGGDEIDKLAVVMDQAQSEGTLLNQPIETMAQYAARIGVENQKFDGDVWDSFTNSF, encoded by the exons ATGAATTTCAGAGTTATTAACCTAAACGATGATTTTCAAACTCTCTCGCATAAGCTAAACACCTCTGTGCATGCCGAAATAGAGTTCTTGACTACGGATTTGTTACATTTTCGAAATCTGAGTAGAGTTCAAAAGAATGAACTAAATGTTCTAGTGAAGGGAAAATATGATCAAAGAAGACTAATGAACATTCGGCAATTGTCTTCTCCGGAAAGACGGGCATTAGAATACGGAGATTCCATATTTCTTGAAAGGCCGGTGGTTCTTGGATTGCCCGCCGGTAATCGACAAGATGGAATTCTTTTGGTTCTTGATTTTTCGGACGATGATGAACAAGACGAAAATCCGGCGATTATTCCAATTCCGGGCGGtgatgaaaaagatgaaatgccgGCGGGCGGtgatgaaaaagatgaaatgccgGCGGGCGGTGATGAAAAAGATGAATTGACGGAGGTTCTTGCAGTACCGGGCG GTGATGAAAAAGATGAATTGACGGAGGTTCTTGCAAAAGATGAAATGCCGGCGGGCGGCGATGAAAAAGATGAATTGACAGAGTTTCTTGCAGTACCGGGCGGTGATGAAATAGATGAAATGGCGGAGGTTCTTGGAATCCCGGGCGGTGATGAAATAGATAAATTGGCGGTGGTTATGGACCAAGCCCAATCAGAGGGCACTCTGTTGAACCAGCCCATTGAAACGATGGCCCAATATGCAGCGAGGATAGGGGTGGAAAACCAAAAGTTTGACGGTGATGTTTGGGACTCGTTtacaaattcattttaa